One Aquisediminimonas profunda genomic region harbors:
- a CDS encoding cell division protein ZapA has protein sequence MAEVTLSVGGYQYKLACRDGEEAHLERLGEMVNAKAMEARNAVGNASEVRQLLLSALLFADETLEGSRGNTPVAAPAIPGQMTAALERLADRIELIATRVENLSQHS, from the coding sequence ATGGCTGAAGTCACGCTCTCTGTCGGAGGCTACCAATACAAGCTGGCCTGCCGGGACGGTGAAGAAGCGCACCTCGAACGCTTGGGCGAAATGGTCAATGCAAAAGCCATGGAAGCTCGCAATGCCGTTGGGAACGCAAGCGAGGTCCGCCAATTGCTGCTTTCAGCCCTTCTGTTCGCTGACGAAACGCTCGAAGGAAGTCGGGGTAATACCCCAGTTGCGGCTCCCGCGATCCCAGGACAAATGACCGCAGCGCTCGAAAGACTCGCTGATCGCATCGAATTGATCGCAACAAGGGTTGAGAACCTCTCCCAGCACTCCTAG
- a CDS encoding phosphoglycerate kinase yields the protein MAFRTLDDMGDISGKRVLVREDLNVPMADGVVSDDTRLRATIATLSELADRGAKVLVLAHFGRPKGQPVASMSLRQVVPALSEVLGRGVDFLEDCCGELIASKVQDLPNGAICVLENTRFHSGEEKNDPALVREMAKLGDFYVNDAFSAAHRAHASTEGLAHALPAFAGRAMQAELEALQKALGKPEKPVAAVVGGAKVSTKLDVLKHLVARVDHLIIGGGMANTFLAARGVNVGKSLCEHDLTATANDILDAADKAGCTVHLPYDVVVAKQFAANPPTRTVNVHEVAADEMILDVGPAAVEALADVLKTCRTLVWNGPMGAFETPPFDAATVALARTAAALTIEGSLVSVAGGGDTVAALNHAGVAADFTFVSTAGGAFLEWMEGRVLPGVEALES from the coding sequence ATGGCTTTCCGGACGCTGGACGACATGGGTGATATTTCGGGCAAGCGGGTGCTTGTCCGGGAAGATCTCAATGTCCCGATGGCGGATGGCGTGGTTAGCGATGATACCCGTCTGAGGGCTACGATCGCCACTCTGTCGGAACTTGCTGATCGAGGCGCCAAGGTTCTGGTGTTGGCGCACTTCGGGCGCCCCAAAGGGCAGCCGGTTGCCAGCATGTCGCTCCGGCAAGTCGTGCCGGCGTTGTCTGAGGTGCTGGGACGGGGCGTCGATTTTCTTGAGGATTGTTGCGGTGAACTGATCGCAAGCAAGGTGCAAGATCTTCCCAATGGAGCCATCTGCGTCCTTGAAAACACGCGTTTTCACAGCGGGGAAGAGAAGAATGATCCAGCCCTGGTCAGGGAAATGGCGAAGTTGGGTGATTTCTATGTGAATGACGCCTTTTCTGCCGCGCACCGGGCGCATGCCTCTACCGAAGGGCTTGCCCATGCGCTCCCCGCATTTGCCGGTCGTGCCATGCAGGCCGAACTTGAGGCGCTTCAGAAAGCACTTGGAAAGCCGGAAAAGCCCGTTGCAGCGGTTGTGGGAGGGGCGAAAGTCTCGACCAAGCTTGACGTCCTGAAGCACCTTGTTGCGCGCGTTGATCATCTGATCATTGGCGGTGGAATGGCGAACACGTTTCTCGCAGCGCGCGGCGTCAATGTCGGGAAGTCTCTGTGCGAACATGATCTTACAGCCACGGCCAATGACATTCTCGACGCGGCGGACAAGGCTGGCTGCACTGTCCATTTGCCCTATGACGTTGTCGTCGCCAAGCAGTTTGCGGCCAATCCGCCGACACGCACTGTAAACGTGCACGAGGTCGCGGCCGATGAAATGATCCTTGATGTAGGGCCCGCGGCAGTCGAAGCGCTTGCGGATGTATTGAAGACTTGCCGAACCCTCGTCTGGAACGGCCCGATGGGGGCATTCGAAACGCCACCATTTGACGCGGCGACCGTCGCATTGGCCCGCACGGCGGCCGCGCTGACGATTGAAGGGTCTCTGGTGTCGGTGGCTGGTGGTGGCGATACGGTCGCAGCGCTGAACCATGCAGGGGTAGCGGCTGATTTCACCTTTGTCTCGACTGCGGGCGGCGCCTTCCTCGAGTGGATGGAAGGTCGCGTGTTGCCTGGCGTTGAGGCTCTCGAGAGTTAG
- the gap gene encoding type I glyceraldehyde-3-phosphate dehydrogenase encodes MATKVAINGFGRIGRLVARAILERPDCGLELVAINDLADAKSNAMLFKRDSVHGTFPGDVKADGNDIVVNGKRIHVTAERDPANLPHAANGIDIALECTGFFTDAESAGKHLTAGAKRVLVSAPAKGVDLTVVYGVNHDKLTADHKIVSNASCTTNCLAPVAKVLNDAIGIERGLMTTIHAYTNDQKILDQIHPDMRRARAAAMSMIPTTTGAARAVGEVLPELKGKLDGSAVRVPTPNVSMVDLTFTPKRDTTRDEVNAILKAASEGALKGVLDYTDEPLVSIDLNHCSASSTVDSLETAVLEGKLVRVLSWYDNEWGFSNRMVDTAGAIAKLI; translated from the coding sequence ATGGCGACGAAAGTTGCGATCAATGGTTTCGGACGCATCGGGCGGTTGGTCGCCCGTGCCATCCTCGAGCGCCCCGATTGCGGGCTCGAACTGGTTGCGATCAACGACCTTGCTGATGCCAAGTCGAACGCGATGCTTTTCAAACGCGACAGTGTGCACGGAACTTTCCCGGGTGATGTCAAGGCAGATGGAAACGACATCGTCGTCAATGGCAAGCGTATACACGTCACTGCCGAGCGCGATCCGGCAAACCTGCCGCACGCGGCTAACGGCATCGATATTGCCCTTGAATGCACAGGTTTCTTTACGGATGCTGAAAGCGCCGGCAAGCACTTGACCGCGGGCGCGAAGCGCGTGCTCGTGTCTGCCCCGGCCAAGGGGGTAGACCTGACCGTTGTGTATGGCGTCAACCACGACAAATTGACCGCCGATCACAAGATCGTATCGAATGCGTCATGCACGACAAACTGCCTCGCTCCTGTCGCGAAGGTCCTGAACGATGCAATTGGCATCGAACGCGGGCTTATGACGACCATCCACGCCTATACGAACGACCAGAAGATCCTGGACCAGATTCATCCGGACATGCGCCGCGCGCGTGCCGCTGCCATGTCGATGATCCCGACCACGACGGGTGCTGCGCGCGCTGTCGGAGAGGTCCTTCCCGAACTCAAAGGCAAGCTGGACGGCTCAGCCGTGCGAGTCCCGACCCCGAATGTCAGCATGGTCGACCTGACCTTCACACCAAAGCGCGACACGACGCGCGATGAGGTGAACGCGATCCTTAAGGCGGCGTCGGAAGGGGCGTTGAAGGGCGTCCTTGATTATACGGATGAACCGCTCGTTTCGATCGATCTCAACCATTGCAGCGCCAGTTCAACGGTCGACAGCCTCGAAACCGCCGTGCTGGAAGGCAAGCTCGTGCGTGTCCTCAGCTGGTACGACAATGAATGGGGCTTTTCGAACCGGATGGTCGATACGGCAGGCGCCATCGCCAAGCTGATCTGA
- a CDS encoding CaiB/BaiF CoA transferase family protein: MTQRPAPLTGRRILDLSRVLAGPWCTMILADLGAEVIKVENPHGGDDTRAWGPPDAAGESAYYLCANRNKKSVAIDLSCAAGQEAVKAIAATSDVLVENFKLGGLDKYGLGYDQLSQQFPGLIYCSISGYGRHSPRAAEPGYDYVIQAEGGMMAINGDADRPPVKVAVAVADLFTGMFAAQAILAAIIAKDRDGLGQHIDMALFDAQLAMLANVGSGALVSGKEPVRYGNAHPTVVPYQTFETADVAIVISVGNDHQFGHLCRELLKRPDIADDERFATNSARVIHREALIPILRDLIRQHPSEWWLTELRRVGVPCGAVRSMHAALSAPEAIARDMVLSVAHPLAGHVPLIGSPLKLADTPVVTPKAPPLLGEHSMDVLGGLLGYDAAQIAAAAGQT, encoded by the coding sequence ATGACACAGAGACCCGCTCCACTTACCGGCCGCCGAATTCTCGACCTATCCCGCGTCCTTGCCGGCCCTTGGTGCACGATGATTCTGGCTGACCTTGGCGCAGAGGTAATCAAGGTCGAAAATCCTCATGGCGGCGATGATACGCGCGCGTGGGGTCCGCCTGATGCTGCGGGAGAATCGGCCTATTATCTGTGCGCGAACCGCAACAAGAAATCCGTTGCGATCGATCTGTCGTGCGCGGCCGGGCAAGAGGCTGTGAAAGCTATTGCGGCGACGTCCGATGTGCTTGTCGAGAATTTCAAATTAGGTGGGCTCGACAAATATGGTCTTGGTTACGACCAGCTGTCTCAACAATTCCCCGGCCTCATCTATTGCTCGATCTCCGGCTACGGCCGCCATAGTCCGCGTGCGGCAGAGCCAGGATATGATTATGTCATTCAAGCTGAAGGTGGCATGATGGCGATCAATGGTGACGCGGACCGGCCGCCCGTAAAGGTGGCCGTAGCAGTTGCCGACCTCTTTACGGGCATGTTTGCGGCGCAGGCTATCCTTGCAGCCATCATTGCCAAGGACCGGGACGGCCTTGGCCAGCATATCGACATGGCGCTGTTTGATGCCCAGTTGGCCATGCTGGCCAACGTCGGATCGGGCGCGCTCGTATCCGGCAAGGAGCCGGTACGCTATGGCAATGCCCATCCCACGGTTGTGCCTTACCAGACTTTTGAAACTGCTGATGTCGCCATTGTGATCTCTGTCGGGAATGATCATCAGTTCGGTCACCTGTGCCGCGAACTTCTGAAAAGGCCGGACATCGCCGACGATGAACGCTTTGCAACGAATAGCGCACGCGTAATCCATCGCGAGGCGCTGATCCCGATCCTTCGGGACCTGATCCGCCAGCATCCCAGCGAATGGTGGCTGACGGAACTCCGTCGTGTCGGGGTGCCATGCGGCGCGGTCCGTTCCATGCACGCCGCCTTGTCGGCTCCGGAAGCCATTGCACGTGACATGGTCTTGAGCGTTGCCCACCCGCTTGCCGGGCATGTGCCTTTGATCGGCTCTCCATTGAAGCTGGCCGATACGCCTGTCGTGACGCCGAAGGCGCCGCCGCTGCTTGGCGAACATAGTATGGATGTGCTGGGTGGGTTGCTGGGTTATGATGCCGCGCAGATTGCGGCGGCTGCGGGTCAGACCTGA
- a CDS encoding fructose bisphosphate aldolase, translated as MSELNLAEKIATGSGFIAALDQSGGSTPKALKGYGIEEGAWNSDEEMFALIHAMRSRIITSPAFTGDKVLGAILFERTMDGQVGGVPAPQALIERGVVPFIKIDKGLEDEANGVQLMKPMPDLEVLLSRARGLGVFGTKERSVINLANREGIAAIVAQQVEVGLQVLASGLVPILEPEVNIKSPERADADAILLDELARQLSAMPGDAKVMLKLSLPVKPGHFDALVDHPRVLRVVALSGGYKRPEACVELAKNRGIIASFSRALLEDLRAGMSDDEFNASLGGAIDEIYAASTFKG; from the coding sequence ATGTCCGAATTGAATTTGGCCGAAAAGATTGCGACGGGTTCAGGATTCATTGCCGCGCTGGATCAAAGCGGAGGGTCCACACCCAAAGCCTTGAAGGGCTACGGGATTGAGGAAGGTGCGTGGAACAGCGACGAGGAAATGTTTGCCCTAATCCACGCCATGCGTTCGCGCATCATCACCTCGCCGGCATTTACCGGGGACAAGGTTCTGGGTGCTATCCTCTTCGAGCGGACCATGGACGGCCAGGTCGGTGGCGTTCCTGCACCGCAGGCCCTGATTGAGCGCGGTGTCGTTCCCTTCATCAAGATCGACAAGGGCCTTGAGGACGAAGCAAACGGCGTTCAGCTCATGAAGCCCATGCCCGATCTGGAAGTCCTTCTCAGCCGCGCCCGCGGCTTGGGTGTGTTTGGCACCAAGGAGCGATCAGTCATAAACCTTGCCAATCGTGAAGGCATTGCTGCGATCGTGGCCCAACAGGTTGAAGTTGGCCTGCAGGTTCTGGCAAGCGGCCTTGTGCCGATCCTGGAGCCGGAGGTGAACATCAAGAGCCCGGAACGGGCCGATGCAGATGCCATTCTGCTCGATGAGCTGGCTCGGCAACTCTCGGCAATGCCGGGTGACGCAAAGGTGATGCTCAAGCTCTCCCTGCCCGTAAAGCCGGGCCATTTTGACGCTCTGGTCGACCATCCGCGAGTACTGCGTGTGGTGGCACTGTCGGGCGGATACAAAAGGCCCGAAGCCTGCGTGGAACTGGCCAAGAATCGCGGCATCATTGCGAGCTTCAGCCGCGCTTTGCTGGAGGATCTGCGCGCCGGGATGAGCGACGATGAATTCAATGCCTCGCTCGGGGGCGCAATAGATGAAATTTACGCTGCCTCGACCTTCAAGGGCTGA
- the tkt gene encoding transketolase — protein sequence MTAAPQQLANAIRALSMDAVQAANSGHPGMPMGMADVATTLFTRYLKFDAQQPRWADRDRFVLSAGHGSMLAYSALHLSGYARPTMDDIRNFRQLHSPCAGHPENHELEGVESTTGPLGQGLAMAVGMAIAERHLNAVFGDDLVDHRTWVIAGDGCLMEGINHEAIGLAGHLGLGRLIVLWDDNKITIDGKTDLSTSEDIPARFRATGWHTESCDGHDFADITRAIDAALADGRPSLVACRTLIGKGAPNKQGTSATHGSPLGADEVAAAREALGWPWPPFEVPADIRDTWLEAGRRGVPVRQAWEARVSAHPQGNELLRRMRGELPEGRAMQDYLASLCESKPNVATRKSSEMALEAITAVLPEMIGGSADLTGSNNTKTKSTGPLTKDDYSGRYIYYGIREFGMAAAMNGMALHGGIIPYGGTFLVFSDYCRNAIRLSSIQRQRVIYVMTHDSIGLGEDGPTHQPIEHVMSLRAMPGLNVFRPADAVETAECWALSLKRTDGPSLLALSRQNLPAVRFDTSENLSARGAYRLKGAQNARKVVLLATGSEVSLALDVAKALEGAGIGSDVVSMPCSELFDAQDKSYRSELLPRDALIVSIEAGVTLGWERYTGLDGLNIGINSFGASAPAEALFDYFGLTVEKIVPQITAIL from the coding sequence ATGACCGCAGCGCCGCAACAGCTTGCCAACGCCATACGGGCGCTTTCGATGGATGCAGTACAGGCCGCAAATTCAGGCCATCCTGGCATGCCGATGGGCATGGCAGATGTCGCAACCACTTTGTTCACGCGCTACCTGAAGTTTGATGCGCAACAGCCCCGTTGGGCTGATCGTGACCGTTTTGTCCTATCAGCCGGCCACGGCTCGATGCTGGCCTATAGTGCGCTGCATCTGTCCGGCTATGCTCGGCCAACGATGGATGACATCCGGAACTTTCGGCAACTTCATAGCCCGTGTGCCGGCCATCCCGAAAATCATGAGCTCGAAGGTGTCGAGTCGACGACGGGGCCCCTCGGTCAAGGCCTTGCCATGGCCGTTGGCATGGCAATTGCGGAACGCCACCTCAACGCAGTCTTTGGTGACGATCTTGTCGATCATCGCACTTGGGTCATCGCTGGCGATGGTTGTCTTATGGAAGGCATCAATCATGAGGCCATTGGCTTGGCAGGCCATCTTGGCCTCGGCCGGCTGATTGTCCTTTGGGATGACAACAAGATTACCATCGATGGCAAGACGGACTTGTCGACAAGTGAAGACATACCTGCCCGGTTCCGGGCCACAGGGTGGCACACAGAGAGTTGTGACGGGCACGATTTTGCCGATATTACGCGTGCAATCGATGCAGCGCTGGCCGATGGACGCCCCTCGCTCGTTGCGTGTCGGACATTGATCGGCAAAGGCGCGCCGAACAAGCAAGGCACGTCTGCAACGCACGGCAGTCCCTTGGGAGCCGATGAAGTGGCAGCAGCGCGCGAAGCGCTTGGATGGCCCTGGCCGCCGTTTGAAGTGCCTGCCGATATTCGCGACACCTGGCTTGAGGCAGGACGCAGGGGTGTCCCTGTCCGGCAGGCATGGGAAGCGCGCGTTTCGGCTCATCCGCAAGGCAACGAGTTGCTGCGCCGGATGCGTGGTGAACTGCCCGAGGGCAGGGCCATGCAGGACTATCTGGCTTCGCTTTGCGAGTCGAAGCCCAATGTTGCGACCCGCAAGTCCAGCGAGATGGCTCTGGAGGCAATCACCGCAGTGCTGCCTGAAATGATTGGCGGATCGGCCGATCTCACGGGGTCGAACAACACCAAGACCAAGTCGACCGGTCCGTTGACCAAGGACGATTACTCAGGTCGCTACATCTACTACGGCATCCGCGAGTTCGGCATGGCGGCAGCCATGAACGGGATGGCGCTGCACGGCGGGATTATTCCCTATGGTGGCACATTCCTCGTCTTTTCCGACTATTGCCGCAATGCCATCCGGCTATCCTCGATCCAACGCCAGCGCGTGATATACGTCATGACGCATGACAGCATTGGCTTGGGTGAAGACGGCCCGACGCATCAGCCAATTGAACATGTGATGAGTTTGCGTGCCATGCCGGGACTCAATGTCTTTCGTCCCGCCGATGCGGTTGAAACAGCGGAATGCTGGGCCTTGTCGCTCAAGCGCACGGACGGTCCGTCCCTGTTGGCGCTTTCGCGGCAAAATTTGCCAGCCGTGCGGTTTGACACTTCGGAAAACCTGAGTGCGCGTGGTGCATATCGACTCAAGGGAGCACAAAACGCGCGCAAGGTCGTCTTGTTGGCAACCGGGTCTGAAGTCTCGCTCGCACTTGATGTCGCAAAGGCCCTTGAGGGTGCCGGAATTGGCAGCGACGTCGTTTCAATGCCTTGCTCTGAGCTGTTTGACGCGCAAGACAAATCCTACCGTTCCGAATTGCTGCCGCGAGATGCGCTGATCGTTTCCATTGAAGCGGGGGTGACGCTTGGCTGGGAACGCTATACAGGCCTGGATGGTCTTAACATCGGTATCAACAGTTTCGGGGCTTCCGCTCCGGCCGAGGCTCTGTTCGACTATTTCGGCCTCACTGTAGAGAAGATTGTTCCACAAATCACTGCTATATTATAG
- a CDS encoding DUF2842 domain-containing protein: MKPSWRKPAGMLAILGIITAVAVLVGSFSAEIAQLPALLQGLVYVICGILWIAPLKPLLSWMETGRFRRPPEQP, encoded by the coding sequence ATGAAACCCAGTTGGCGCAAACCCGCAGGCATGTTGGCTATTCTTGGCATCATCACGGCCGTGGCAGTGTTGGTTGGCAGTTTCTCGGCGGAAATAGCCCAGCTTCCAGCCCTTCTGCAGGGTCTGGTCTATGTGATTTGCGGCATCCTCTGGATCGCCCCTTTGAAGCCGCTGCTTTCCTGGATGGAAACAGGACGCTTCCGCCGCCCGCCAGAGCAGCCATAA
- the thiE gene encoding thiamine phosphate synthase, whose amino-acid sequence MDEQDLDPDFAERFHRERRPPCQLYLISPQTLSAGFEDRLRAALDAAPVAAFQLRLKGIDDHAIARAAEPLQKICADHDTAFIINDSISLAKRLGADGVHLGQDDGDPRDARAILGKDVQIGVTCHNSRHLAMEAGEAGADYVAFGAFYPTGTKKVEYFAEPEILSWWNTLFPLPCVAIGGITPQNAPPLVAAGADFIAVSGAVWNASEGEASAVLAFSGILA is encoded by the coding sequence ATGGACGAACAGGATCTGGACCCGGACTTCGCGGAACGCTTCCATCGGGAACGGCGTCCGCCATGCCAGCTCTATCTGATTTCGCCGCAAACTCTGTCGGCAGGCTTTGAAGATCGCCTCAGGGCAGCGCTGGACGCGGCACCGGTTGCAGCATTCCAGCTCCGCCTCAAGGGCATTGATGATCATGCAATTGCCCGCGCTGCGGAGCCGCTCCAGAAGATCTGCGCGGACCATGATACGGCGTTCATCATCAACGACAGTATCAGCCTGGCCAAAAGGCTGGGCGCTGACGGTGTTCATCTCGGTCAGGACGATGGCGATCCTCGCGATGCGCGTGCGATACTTGGCAAGGATGTGCAAATCGGTGTCACCTGCCACAACAGCCGGCACCTTGCGATGGAAGCGGGCGAAGCCGGAGCAGACTATGTTGCATTCGGCGCATTCTATCCGACCGGTACAAAGAAGGTGGAATATTTTGCGGAACCTGAAATTCTCAGCTGGTGGAATACCCTGTTTCCGCTGCCCTGCGTGGCGATTGGCGGGATTACGCCACAGAATGCTCCGCCACTTGTAGCGGCGGGAGCGGATTTCATTGCGGTTTCAGGTGCCGTCTGGAATGCAAGCGAAGGAGAAGCTTCAGCTGTTCTTGCATTTAGCGGCATATTGGCCTGA
- a CDS encoding DUF11 domain-containing protein, producing the protein MSKIIRQLAVASGLTAGVLGATPALAAGTAAGSTITNTATLNYQVGGVAQTSINASNNITVDRKITLTVAEVGSATTTVVPGSSAQVTSFTVTNSSNDTIDLGLTAAQLSGGTAAHGGTDNFDLTGLSMFVDTNSNGTYDAGTDQAATFLDEVAADASRTVFIVGNVPLGRANADVAGVTLVAQARAGGSAGSQGAVIAETTGANTAGMDTVFADAAGPASGDAARDGKASDDDDYTVSAPTLTVTKQSRVVSDPVNGSTNPKLIPGAVVEYCIVVQNAAGSASASSVTISDPLPAQTTFVAASSFLNGTYTGSAPTGTCNLDGTAGGSVASGTLSGTLGTVAAGTTRTLYFQVTIN; encoded by the coding sequence ATGAGCAAGATTATCAGACAATTGGCCGTCGCCAGCGGGTTGACGGCTGGTGTTCTCGGCGCGACTCCAGCACTTGCTGCGGGAACGGCAGCAGGTTCCACCATCACAAACACTGCCACCCTGAACTACCAGGTTGGCGGCGTGGCCCAGACGTCCATCAACGCGTCGAACAACATCACGGTTGACCGCAAGATCACCTTGACCGTTGCCGAAGTCGGGTCTGCGACAACGACTGTCGTGCCGGGATCTTCGGCACAGGTCACAAGCTTCACCGTGACCAATTCATCGAACGATACCATTGACCTTGGGTTGACAGCGGCCCAGCTTTCCGGCGGGACGGCAGCGCACGGCGGCACCGACAATTTTGATCTGACCGGGCTGAGCATGTTTGTCGATACCAACAGCAACGGCACCTATGATGCCGGGACCGATCAGGCTGCGACCTTCCTCGACGAAGTTGCAGCAGATGCCTCGCGCACGGTCTTCATTGTCGGCAATGTTCCGCTCGGGCGGGCAAATGCCGATGTTGCCGGCGTAACGTTGGTCGCTCAGGCCCGAGCCGGCGGCAGCGCAGGCAGCCAGGGTGCGGTCATCGCCGAAACAACCGGCGCGAATACTGCCGGTATGGACACTGTTTTTGCAGACGCCGCGGGTCCCGCTTCCGGCGACGCAGCGCGCGACGGCAAGGCCAGTGATGACGATGACTACACGGTGTCTGCTCCAACGCTGACGGTGACAAAGCAGAGCCGGGTAGTTTCCGATCCGGTGAATGGCTCGACCAACCCAAAACTGATCCCGGGCGCCGTGGTGGAGTATTGCATCGTCGTGCAGAACGCCGCAGGCAGCGCGTCTGCCAGTAGCGTGACGATAAGCGACCCGCTCCCGGCCCAGACAACCTTCGTTGCCGCCAGCAGTTTCCTGAACGGCACCTACACGGGGTCAGCACCCACCGGCACGTGCAATCTTGACGGCACCGCAGGCGGATCGGTGGCATCGGGCACGCTCAGTGGCACTCTGGGAACAGTTGCTGCGGGCACAACCCGCACGCTCTATTTCCAGGTCACGATCAACTAG
- a CDS encoding 5-formyltetrahydrofolate cyclo-ligase: MTDKKRLRTDIRKRREEFVKSQLNGPGVSLGLPDPLKSLFRSANVVAGYVKLGSEIDPSDLISAAVDMGRTIALPCLVGRATDLVFRKWHPGDPMEQADFGFLQPLPSAEACSPDLILTPLVGFDRALNRLGQGAGYYDRSFAALPDSLRIGIAWSIQECDGLVPDPWDMPLDAVLTEKEWITAPHSRIGA; encoded by the coding sequence GTGACCGACAAGAAAAGACTCAGAACGGATATAAGAAAGCGTCGGGAAGAATTTGTAAAATCACAGCTAAATGGGCCTGGCGTCTCGTTGGGCCTGCCAGATCCTCTCAAGAGCCTGTTCCGATCGGCCAATGTCGTGGCAGGCTATGTCAAGCTCGGATCAGAGATTGACCCTTCGGACCTGATCTCCGCTGCAGTGGACATGGGCCGAACGATCGCCCTGCCCTGCCTGGTTGGACGAGCGACCGATCTGGTGTTCCGCAAGTGGCACCCTGGAGACCCCATGGAACAAGCCGATTTTGGTTTCTTGCAGCCCTTGCCGTCAGCTGAGGCCTGTAGTCCGGATTTGATTCTGACGCCACTTGTCGGCTTCGACCGTGCGCTCAACCGGCTTGGCCAGGGCGCAGGCTATTATGACCGCTCCTTTGCCGCGCTGCCAGACAGCCTGCGAATTGGCATCGCCTGGTCGATTCAGGAGTGCGACGGTCTCGTGCCTGATCCCTGGGACATGCCCCTTGACGCAGTTCTTACGGAAAAAGAGTGGATCACGGCGCCTCATTCGCGCATCGGTGCCTGA